In the Gossypium raimondii isolate GPD5lz chromosome 9, ASM2569854v1, whole genome shotgun sequence genome, one interval contains:
- the LOC105798771 gene encoding uncharacterized protein LOC105798771, producing the protein MREDGILECGINNHSSLPSTHKRPDSSAASRDRFLEGITVLLSRWHGLQMAVQNQWGGLDSFQKSQQLATDVFSWFIQSKAHRVEDLENLLHESMLLSLNTDIEDGSIEEVAEQLMIMHEEYLHGNH; encoded by the exons ATGAGAGAAGATGGAATCCTTGAATGTGGGATAAACAACCATTCAAGTTTGCCCTCAACTCATAAAAGGCCCGACTCATCAGCAGCCTCCCGTGATCGTTTCCTTGAAGGAATTACAGTGCTTCTTTCTCGATGGCATGGTCTTCAAATGGCCGTCCAAAACCAATGGGGCGGCCTTGATTCCTTTCAGAAATCCCAACAGCTTGCCACTGATGTCTTCTCTTGGTTCATTCAATCCAAAg CACATCGGGTAGAAGATTTAGAAAATTTGCTTCATGAAAGCATGCTACTATCTCTAAATACAGATATAGAGGATGGTAGCATCGAGGAG GTAGCAGAACAATTGATGATTATGCATGAGGAATACTTGCACGGAAATCATTAG